Proteins from a genomic interval of Nostoc sp. TCL240-02:
- the ssuD gene encoding FMNH2-dependent alkanesulfonate monooxygenase, which translates to MQLLWFIPTHGDGRYLATATGGRAVSFPYLRQIAQAVDDLGYTGALLPTGRSCEDAWIVASTLVSLTRQMRFLVAIRPGLVSPGVAARMAATFDRLSGGRLLINVVTGGDPVELAGDGLHLDHDQRYELTDEFLTVWRAIASGEQANLQGDYLNIQDGKLLFPPVQKPYPPLWFGGSSPVAQKIAAKHVDVYLTWGEPPAQVAEKIALVRRLAETEGRTLRFGIRLHVIVRETESAAWDAANDLIKYVDDEAIAKAQKAYARMDSVGQQRMTQLHHGNREALEISPNLWAGVGLVRGGAGTALVGDPQTVAARMLEYADLGIESFILSGYPHLEEAYRVAELLFPHLPLENLPAVEKQHVLSPFGEIVANEDFPKQHKEKATSIS; encoded by the coding sequence ATGCAGCTACTATGGTTCATCCCAACCCACGGCGACGGACGTTACCTTGCAACTGCTACAGGTGGAAGGGCAGTAAGCTTTCCCTATCTGCGGCAGATTGCTCAAGCGGTGGATGACCTTGGTTATACAGGAGCATTGCTGCCCACGGGACGTTCTTGTGAAGATGCTTGGATTGTAGCGTCAACCTTGGTATCACTGACGCGACAGATGCGTTTTTTGGTAGCGATTCGTCCCGGCTTGGTATCGCCTGGAGTAGCGGCACGGATGGCGGCAACTTTTGATCGCCTCTCTGGTGGACGCTTGCTGATTAATGTCGTGACAGGTGGCGATCCCGTCGAGTTGGCGGGAGATGGCTTGCATTTAGATCACGATCAGCGCTATGAATTAACAGATGAATTTTTAACAGTATGGCGAGCGATCGCTAGTGGAGAACAAGCCAATCTTCAGGGCGATTATCTCAATATTCAAGATGGGAAACTGCTGTTTCCACCTGTTCAGAAGCCATATCCACCCTTGTGGTTTGGCGGTTCCTCTCCTGTTGCTCAAAAAATTGCTGCCAAGCACGTAGATGTCTATCTAACTTGGGGCGAACCACCGGCGCAAGTAGCCGAGAAGATTGCATTAGTTCGCAGACTTGCAGAAACAGAAGGCCGGACTTTGCGGTTTGGGATTCGTCTGCATGTGATTGTGCGCGAAACCGAGAGTGCAGCTTGGGATGCAGCCAATGATTTAATTAAATATGTCGATGACGAAGCGATCGCTAAAGCTCAAAAAGCTTATGCCCGGATGGATTCAGTTGGACAACAACGGATGACTCAATTACACCACGGAAATCGTGAGGCTTTAGAGATTAGTCCGAACCTCTGGGCAGGAGTTGGTTTGGTGCGGGGTGGTGCGGGAACAGCCTTAGTAGGCGATCCCCAAACTGTAGCGGCCAGAATGTTGGAATATGCAGATTTAGGTATTGAGTCCTTTATCCTCTCTGGTTATCCCCACCTAGAAGAAGCTTATCGAGTCGCAGAACTTCTATTTCCCCATTTGCCCTTAGAAAATCTGCCAGCAGTAGAGAAGCAACATGTCTTGAGTCCATTTGGCGAGATTGTGGCAAATGAAGATTTCCCTAAGCAGCATAAAGAGAAAGCCACATCCATATCCTAG
- a CDS encoding methyltransferase domain-containing protein has translation MRNYQEMPDKWNPELYERFESERSRPFYDLVDMIHRQENLRILDLGCGTGKLTKYLHDTLAAQETLGIDASEKMLQKARQFEGNGLRFEQRKIEENPGDGEFNVIFSNAALQWLTEHEALFEKLRGKLKPGGQLAVQIPTMDTEPVHKIAAETAKEFSQELGGYVRRLEVLAPETYAKLLYKLGFVKQEVKLQVYGHVLPSREAVVEWYRGTLLTAYESKLDAQTYEQFVERYQQKLFQLLEDERPFFFPYKRILMWGSI, from the coding sequence ATGAGGAATTATCAAGAGATGCCAGATAAATGGAATCCAGAATTATACGAACGATTTGAGTCGGAAAGAAGTCGCCCGTTCTACGACTTGGTAGATATGATACATCGGCAAGAAAACTTACGAATTCTCGATTTAGGATGCGGAACTGGAAAGTTAACGAAGTATTTGCATGACACACTAGCAGCACAGGAGACTTTAGGGATAGATGCTTCTGAGAAAATGCTGCAAAAGGCTCGTCAGTTTGAAGGTAACGGACTACGCTTTGAGCAAAGAAAAATTGAGGAAAATCCAGGAGATGGGGAGTTTAATGTGATATTTTCTAATGCAGCATTGCAGTGGTTGACGGAACATGAGGCGTTATTTGAGAAATTGCGAGGTAAGTTAAAACCTGGTGGACAGCTTGCTGTACAAATACCAACGATGGATACTGAGCCAGTACATAAAATAGCAGCTGAGACTGCAAAAGAATTTAGTCAAGAATTGGGAGGATACGTGCGGCGTTTAGAGGTACTTGCTCCAGAAACATACGCCAAACTGCTTTATAAATTGGGGTTTGTGAAGCAGGAAGTAAAGCTTCAGGTTTATGGACATGTGCTGCCTTCACGAGAAGCTGTAGTAGAGTGGTATCGCGGGACACTGCTAACAGCATACGAATCGAAGTTAGATGCCCAAACCTATGAACAATTTGTAGAACGTTATCAGCAGAAACTCTTCCAGTTGCTAGAAGATGAGCGTCCATTCTTTTTCCCCTATAAACGCATCTTAATGTGGGGAAGTATTTGA
- the hisC gene encoding histidinol-phosphate transaminase: MTNYFRSNVDAMASYVPGEQPQRGTQIIKLNSNENPYPPSPTALAVLQNIEGEWLRRYPEPFGGEFRQAASKVLGVPSDWIIVGNGSDELLSVVIRACAEPGRKVVYPMPTYVLYRTLAEMQDAEITEISYGEDYSLPLKELVAANGSVTFIASPNSPSGHLVATNELRQLASQLSGVLVIDEAYIDFTEENALALVKEYENVIIIRTLSKGYSLAGLRLGFGVANPKLLQGLFKVKDSYNIDAIACAIGTAAITDQAYKNACVAKIKASRNQLSTDLKQLGFHIWDSQTNFLLVQPPQKNAEYLYQKLKEQGILIRYFKQPGLDDKLRITVGTDEQNQVLVETLIYLLGTGD, translated from the coding sequence ATGACTAACTACTTTCGCTCCAATGTTGATGCAATGGCTAGCTATGTTCCCGGTGAGCAGCCCCAACGCGGTACACAGATAATTAAACTCAACAGCAACGAGAACCCCTATCCTCCTTCCCCTACGGCACTAGCTGTACTGCAAAATATTGAGGGGGAGTGGTTGCGGCGGTATCCAGAACCTTTCGGTGGGGAATTTCGGCAAGCCGCAAGTAAAGTTTTAGGAGTTCCTAGCGATTGGATTATTGTAGGCAATGGCAGTGACGAATTGTTGAGCGTAGTAATTCGAGCCTGTGCAGAACCTGGAAGAAAGGTAGTTTATCCGATGCCAACTTATGTGCTGTATCGTACATTGGCGGAAATGCAAGATGCGGAAATTACTGAAATTTCCTACGGCGAGGACTACAGTTTACCTTTGAAAGAACTGGTTGCTGCCAATGGTTCTGTCACATTCATTGCGTCGCCGAATAGTCCATCGGGGCATCTGGTAGCAACTAACGAGCTGCGCCAATTAGCCAGCCAGTTATCTGGAGTTTTGGTGATTGATGAAGCATACATAGATTTTACCGAAGAGAATGCGTTGGCTTTGGTAAAGGAATACGAAAATGTCATCATAATTCGTACCCTTTCTAAGGGCTACTCGTTGGCTGGACTGCGATTGGGATTTGGAGTGGCGAATCCTAAACTGTTGCAGGGATTGTTTAAAGTGAAGGATAGCTATAACATTGATGCGATAGCTTGTGCAATTGGCACGGCTGCTATTACCGATCAAGCTTATAAAAATGCTTGTGTGGCAAAGATTAAAGCATCACGGAATCAGCTATCAACAGACTTAAAACAATTAGGTTTTCATATCTGGGATTCCCAAACTAACTTTTTGCTGGTACAGCCTCCACAAAAAAACGCGGAATATCTCTATCAAAAACTGAAAGAACAGGGAATTTTAATCCGTTACTTCAAGCAGCCTGGACTAGATGATAAATTACGCATTACTGTTGGCACAGATGAACAAAATCAAGTTTTAGTAGAAACATTGATTTATTTATTGGGGACTGGGGATTAA
- the ssuE gene encoding NADPH-dependent FMN reductase, with product MTNILAIAGSPTHPSRTYGLVEYSARLLQQEGLHVDIISVRDLPAEDLVFGRYDSPALEQPKALLAKADGVIIATPIYKAAYTGVLKTFLDLLPQKSLTGKPVLPIALGGTIAHLLAIEYALKPVLSELGARHILATVYAVDKQIQRQADNSVILDEEIDQRLKDVLKEFVKAVAYDAAAPQELVHAN from the coding sequence ATGACAAATATTTTAGCGATCGCAGGTAGCCCAACCCATCCATCTAGAACTTATGGTTTGGTCGAATACAGCGCCAGGCTTTTACAACAAGAAGGCTTGCATGTAGACATTATTTCAGTTCGGGATTTACCTGCTGAAGATTTAGTTTTTGGACGATACGATAGCCCTGCTTTAGAACAGCCAAAAGCTTTATTAGCAAAGGCAGATGGTGTGATTATAGCCACCCCAATCTACAAAGCTGCTTACACAGGAGTGCTGAAAACATTTCTAGATTTGCTCCCACAAAAATCATTGACAGGTAAACCCGTATTACCAATTGCCCTTGGTGGAACGATCGCTCATTTATTGGCAATTGAATATGCTCTGAAACCTGTATTATCTGAATTAGGAGCGCGGCATATCCTAGCTACTGTTTATGCAGTAGACAAACAAATTCAACGACAAGCTGATAACAGTGTCATCTTAGATGAAGAAATTGACCAAAGGCTCAAAGATGTCCTCAAAGAATTTGTTAAAGCTGTAGCGTATGATGCCGCCGCGCCTCAAGAATTGGTTCATGCCAATTAA
- a CDS encoding P-loop NTPase fold protein, protein MKLDLVRFFQACNPSKTLVVSKPEDRQYYIDFSKVRGAKIIEELGRTITRLAPEQPTCQLFTGHIGCGKSTELLRLKAELEQQGFHVVYFESSQSLDMADIDVTDILLAVAREVSQSLEAIKINLKPGYFKNLFTEISEFLQTPLDIGVEAELSMGIAKITAKTKDSPKLRGQLRQYLEPRTNGILESINKELLKPAVEKLKQQGKQGLVVIIDNLDRVDNSLKPSGYYQPEYLFVERGEQLNQLNCHVVYTIPLVLIFSNALGRLTNRFGVDPKVLPMVPVQLQDGLQFSQGITLLQQMVMARAFPGVSWEQSQNLITEVFDSPDTLERLCLVSGGHLRNLLMLLFRCLQQEDPPLSRECVDRVIKQRRNELTLAITPDEWELLREVTQEKSLRGHERYELLLRSMFVFEYRNEDGSWFDVNPILAEAKEFRL, encoded by the coding sequence ATGAAACTAGATTTAGTCAGGTTTTTTCAAGCTTGCAACCCCAGTAAAACTCTGGTTGTGAGCAAACCGGAGGATAGGCAATATTATATTGATTTCTCTAAAGTTCGTGGTGCCAAGATTATTGAAGAACTCGGGCGAACTATCACCCGCCTTGCACCAGAACAACCTACCTGTCAATTATTTACCGGACATATTGGCTGTGGTAAATCCACTGAGTTACTGCGACTTAAGGCAGAGTTAGAGCAGCAGGGATTTCATGTGGTTTATTTTGAATCTAGCCAAAGCCTCGATATGGCTGATATTGATGTTACAGATATTTTACTAGCAGTAGCTCGTGAGGTGAGTCAAAGTTTAGAAGCAATCAAAATTAACCTTAAACCAGGATACTTTAAAAATCTATTTACGGAAATTTCTGAGTTTTTGCAAACGCCGCTAGACATTGGGGTGGAGGCTGAATTATCTATGGGTATTGCCAAAATTACTGCCAAAACTAAAGATAGTCCCAAACTCCGCGGCCAGTTACGGCAATATTTAGAACCACGCACCAATGGCATTTTAGAATCAATTAACAAAGAATTGCTCAAGCCTGCTGTAGAAAAACTCAAGCAGCAAGGTAAACAAGGACTGGTGGTAATTATAGATAATCTCGACAGAGTGGATAATTCTTTGAAGCCTTCGGGTTATTACCAGCCAGAATATCTTTTTGTAGAACGTGGTGAACAGTTAAACCAGCTAAATTGTCATGTTGTTTATACCATTCCTCTAGTGTTGATTTTTTCCAACGCTTTAGGAAGGTTAACAAATCGCTTTGGCGTAGACCCCAAGGTTTTGCCGATGGTTCCTGTGCAATTGCAAGATGGTTTACAATTTTCACAAGGAATTACGCTACTACAACAGATGGTCATGGCGAGGGCTTTTCCTGGTGTCAGTTGGGAACAAAGTCAGAATTTAATTACCGAGGTTTTTGATAGTCCTGATACTTTAGAACGACTTTGTTTAGTTAGCGGCGGTCATTTGCGTAATTTGTTAATGTTATTATTTCGCTGTCTTCAGCAAGAAGACCCACCTCTGTCGCGGGAGTGTGTAGATAGGGTGATTAAACAACGCCGCAATGAGCTAACTTTGGCAATTACACCCGATGAATGGGAATTACTACGTGAGGTAACGCAAGAGAAAAGCTTGAGAGGTCATGAAAGATACGAACTTTTGCTCCGCAGTATGTTTGTATTTGAATACCGGAATGAGGATGGTTCTTGGTTTGATGTCAATCCGATTTTGGCTGAAGCCAAGGAATTTAGGCTATAA
- a CDS encoding rRNA large subunit pseudouridine synthase E translates to MTNHYRYIIFYKPYGVLSQFTKDASTHSTLKDYIDVPDVYPVGRLDWDSEGLLLLTNDGQLQHRLAHPRFGHKRTYWVQVERIPDEDAIKRLQTGVEIQDYRTQPAQVRLLSKEPELPERTPPIRFRKNVPTAWLEMTLTEGKNRQVRRMTAAVGFPTLRLVRVSIAHIKLDGLQLGQWRDLTTSELQFISF, encoded by the coding sequence ATGACAAATCATTACCGATATATTATTTTTTACAAACCCTATGGCGTTCTCAGCCAATTTACAAAAGATGCTTCCACACATAGCACCCTGAAAGATTATATAGATGTACCTGATGTCTATCCTGTGGGACGCTTAGACTGGGATAGTGAAGGATTACTGCTGTTAACGAATGATGGACAATTGCAACATCGCCTTGCCCATCCGCGTTTTGGTCATAAACGTACTTATTGGGTACAGGTAGAGCGAATTCCAGATGAAGATGCAATAAAAAGGTTGCAAACAGGCGTAGAAATTCAAGATTACCGCACTCAACCAGCACAAGTTAGGCTCTTATCAAAAGAGCCAGAGCTACCTGAACGCACACCGCCGATTAGATTTCGCAAAAATGTACCGACAGCTTGGCTGGAAATGACTTTGACAGAGGGAAAAAACCGCCAAGTCCGGCGCATGACTGCGGCTGTCGGGTTTCCGACTTTGCGACTGGTCAGGGTTAGCATAGCCCACATAAAATTAGATGGCCTACAATTGGGTCAATGGCGCGACCTCACCACATCTGAACTCCAATTTATTTCTTTTTAG
- a CDS encoding (Fe-S)-binding protein — MQVSENAVNNTASLKNLKGFDDSHPPDPKLIDSCVHCGFCLSTCPSYRVLGKEMDSPRGRIYLMDAINEDEIALNTATVEHFDSCLGCLACVSTCPSGVQYDKLISATRHQVERNYPRSLPDQFFRKLIFSLFPYPNLLRILLVPLLVYQKLGFAKFFRATGLLNKISPRLAAMESILPEITFKSFQDNLPSVIPARGEKRYRVGVILGCVQRLFFSPVNEATVRVLTANGCEVVIPKSQGCCAALPEHQGQTEQAKALARQMIDSFAKTDVDFVIINAAGCGHTLKEYGHILEDDPEYREKAKDFAAKVKDAQEFLATVGLTAKLSPLTDKPLNLVYQDACHLLHGQKISVQPRQVLRQIPGVKLREPVDAALCCGSAGVYNMLQPEVSEELGQQKVQNLLNTGAELIASANPGCTLQITKHLQLQGKNISVIHPMELLDYSIRGEKLKL, encoded by the coding sequence ATGCAAGTTTCAGAAAATGCTGTTAACAATACGGCTAGTTTAAAGAATTTGAAGGGTTTTGATGATAGTCATCCGCCTGACCCGAAGTTAATTGATAGTTGTGTACATTGTGGGTTTTGTCTTTCTACTTGTCCTAGTTATCGGGTACTGGGTAAGGAGATGGATTCACCTAGAGGACGCATCTATTTAATGGATGCAATTAATGAGGATGAGATTGCTCTCAATACGGCAACTGTAGAACATTTTGATTCGTGTTTGGGATGCCTTGCTTGTGTGAGTACTTGTCCTTCTGGTGTGCAGTATGACAAATTGATTTCTGCAACTCGCCACCAAGTTGAACGTAATTATCCCCGCAGTTTACCAGATCAATTTTTTCGTAAACTGATATTTTCTTTGTTTCCCTATCCCAATCTTTTACGGATTTTATTAGTTCCGTTGTTGGTTTATCAAAAGTTGGGGTTTGCTAAATTCTTTCGCGCTACAGGTTTACTTAATAAAATATCGCCCCGTTTGGCAGCGATGGAATCAATTCTGCCAGAAATTACCTTCAAATCTTTTCAAGATAATCTACCTAGTGTGATTCCTGCCAGAGGTGAGAAGCGCTATCGAGTTGGCGTAATTTTGGGTTGCGTGCAACGGCTATTTTTCTCCCCCGTGAATGAAGCAACGGTGCGGGTTTTAACAGCGAATGGTTGTGAAGTAGTGATTCCCAAATCTCAAGGTTGTTGTGCAGCGCTTCCCGAACACCAAGGGCAAACAGAACAGGCAAAAGCTTTAGCAAGGCAGATGATTGATAGTTTTGCCAAGACAGATGTCGATTTTGTAATTATCAATGCTGCTGGTTGCGGTCATACTTTGAAAGAATACGGTCATATTTTAGAAGATGACCCAGAATATCGGGAAAAAGCGAAGGATTTTGCAGCTAAGGTAAAAGATGCTCAAGAGTTTTTGGCAACTGTTGGATTAACAGCGAAACTTTCACCACTGACTGATAAACCCTTGAATTTAGTTTATCAAGATGCTTGTCATTTATTGCATGGGCAAAAGATTAGCGTGCAACCGCGTCAGGTATTGCGACAAATTCCAGGGGTGAAGTTGAGAGAACCAGTAGATGCGGCTTTATGTTGTGGCAGTGCTGGGGTTTATAATATGCTGCAACCAGAAGTTTCTGAAGAATTGGGTCAGCAAAAAGTACAGAATTTGTTGAATACTGGTGCTGAGTTAATTGCTTCTGCTAATCCGGGGTGTACTTTGCAAATTACGAAGCATTTGCAGTTACAAGGTAAGAATATTTCAGTTATTCACCCGATGGAGTTGTTAGATTATTCGATTCGGGGTGAAAAGTTGAAATTGTAG
- a CDS encoding FAD-binding oxidoreductase, with translation MKAISNDKPQGVCATDFASIIGEENAVCLWENIEIGQQKRIQQAVTSGKPPTCIVYPRTQQQLAAVIAKAHSHNWRVLPCGSGSKLSWGGLAKGVDVVVSTERINQLIEHAVGDLTVTVEAGMKFSDLQALLAKSRQFLALDPTAPESATIGGIVATGDTGSLRQRYGSVRDQLLGVTFVRADGEIAKAGGRVVKNVAGYDLMKLLTGSHGTLGLISQLTFRVYPLSEASGTVVLTGSAEAVSQAADILRGSALTPIQADLLSTKLVSSLGLGQGLGLIARFQSISESVKEQSNRVLEVGQKLGLNGAIFADADEASLWQRLQERIHFSATESVITCKIGVLPTAAVEILTQVELGLIHISSGLGLLQLEDKNQVLKVRDRTQVNRGFLTILSAPKAVKEQIDVWGYTGNALTLMRRIKEQFDCKDILSPGRFVGGI, from the coding sequence ATGAAAGCGATATCTAACGACAAGCCGCAAGGCGTGTGCGCTACTGATTTTGCATCTATTATCGGCGAAGAAAATGCTGTTTGCCTTTGGGAAAATATCGAAATAGGCCAGCAAAAACGTATCCAACAGGCTGTAACTTCTGGAAAACCTCCTACTTGTATCGTCTATCCCCGTACCCAACAACAACTAGCCGCAGTCATCGCCAAAGCTCACAGTCACAACTGGCGCGTCCTCCCCTGTGGTAGTGGCAGTAAACTTAGCTGGGGTGGTTTAGCTAAGGGCGTTGATGTCGTAGTTAGTACAGAACGCATCAACCAACTGATTGAACACGCTGTTGGCGATTTGACTGTCACAGTCGAAGCTGGAATGAAGTTCTCGGATCTCCAGGCACTTTTGGCAAAATCGCGGCAATTTCTCGCCCTTGACCCCACAGCACCGGAGTCAGCAACCATTGGCGGTATTGTTGCCACAGGTGATACAGGTTCTCTGCGGCAACGTTATGGTAGTGTGCGTGACCAGTTACTAGGTGTTACCTTTGTCCGTGCTGATGGAGAAATCGCCAAAGCTGGGGGAAGAGTAGTTAAAAATGTTGCCGGATATGACTTGATGAAGTTGCTTACTGGGTCTCATGGCACATTAGGCTTGATTAGTCAACTGACTTTCCGTGTGTATCCGCTATCAGAGGCATCGGGGACGGTGGTACTAACTGGTAGTGCCGAGGCTGTATCCCAAGCGGCTGATATTCTTAGAGGTTCAGCATTAACACCAATTCAGGCTGATTTGCTATCAACTAAATTGGTGTCTAGCTTAGGTTTGGGTCAAGGACTGGGATTAATTGCCCGTTTTCAGAGTATTAGTGAGAGTGTTAAAGAACAGTCAAACCGAGTTTTAGAAGTAGGTCAGAAGTTAGGTTTAAATGGGGCAATTTTTGCTGATGCTGATGAAGCTAGTCTATGGCAGAGATTGCAAGAACGAATACATTTTTCTGCCACAGAATCTGTAATTACCTGCAAAATAGGAGTGTTGCCTACTGCTGCTGTAGAGATTTTGACTCAAGTGGAGTTGGGTTTAATTCATATAAGTAGTGGTTTAGGTTTGTTACAATTAGAGGATAAAAATCAAGTTTTGAAAGTGCGCGATCGCACCCAAGTTAATAGAGGTTTTTTAACAATTTTGTCAGCACCAAAGGCGGTTAAAGAACAAATAGATGTTTGGGGTTATACGGGGAATGCTTTGACGTTGATGCGCCGTATTAAGGAACAGTTTGATTGTAAGGATATTTTAAGTCCTGGTCGGTTTGTGGGTGGAATTTAA